The Spirochaeta cellobiosiphila DSM 17781 nucleotide sequence ATCATTAAATTTAGAATGGATATTTTTAATTAGTTGTTTTTTTTTCGTTTCTCTCTCTATTTGCTTTTCAATTTTGCTAGTTAATTTGACAAGATCATCATGTTCCTTTTTATACTGCTCTTGTTCTGTTTTAGATACAGCATCATTTAAAGATACATTTCCACCATAGACCCAGCCTTGTTCATTATCATCAGTAATAACTTTAAGCCAATGGGATTGTACTCCTTCTATAAGTTCTTCCTTTCCTTGTTGGATAATAGTTAGAACCTCATCTTTGTTTAATTCGGTAATGGCTTTAGAGTTAAGAGTAGGGGATTCTAGTAAGTTACAGTTCTGTAGGGTTAAATAAGAGTATCCAGTTGTGTGATTAAGGATTATATCCCTGTCATAATCACTGGTTCCATCGGCATGACGTGGCCAAATGATTTTACTGGGATCATAGGCTTCTCTTGATACGAAATGCTCTATTTCTTGAGCCATTTCTTTAGTTCCCCTGGCATAGGTGAAGATGTGATTGTCTTCATTGACAGAGTCTATGTACATGTCTAGGTAGTCGCCGTCTTGGACGAAGATTAGGTCATAGGGTGTGGGGTGATTATAAAGACTTAGATAACAAGGTTGGAAATCAGAATCATAATTACTACTGCCATTAGAAATTCCGGAGATTTTGTATGTGTACTTATTGTATTTACTTTTTAGGTCATCAATAAATATATTAGAAGTTTCTTTGTAAGGGGTTGAAGAGCCTATGATAGTCAGCTCATTAAAAAAAATATATAAAGTTGTAAACCCTTTATACCATGGATGATCTTCTAAATAAGACTGTGCATCTTCAACATTCCTGTCAACTTTTTCTTCCCAAGTATGCCAACCTATTTCCTTTCTGAATAATAGATCTTTGATTTGCCAATATTCCTTATAATTCAGCATCGGAATATAATAACTTGCTATCCAAAAAGCAGAGGTAATTCTGGGAGGTAGCTTTTCTGAATTATTTACAAGGCTAAGATCATCGACAGATACTCTAGCTTTGTTACCTGAAGTTAGTCTTATTTCTACCGTTTTATCATATGATTGTGAAAATGAAGCGACAAATGAACCGATTTCAAATGTAACCTTCTCACCTACATGAAGGGAAGGAGAATCATTAGAATGATGTTTAACAATATAGTGCAGTTCTTGTGTAAAACATAGTGATGTACTTAGTAACAATAATAGTAATAATATGAAAGATCTCATCATTTTTCCTTAATTTAAATGTTAGTTTTCGAAATCAAAGGGAGTAACTTTATAAAAATTTATTTAACAACCATATAACTATGGAAAATGATATCAATTAAGAGCTTACACCATCGATTATCTTCTATCATTTAAATTACCAATTTATCTATTTCTTTCTGTTCATTATTCTTTTAATCACTTTAAATAATAAAATAACGAAGCCTACTAAAATTATGCCCGTTACTAAAACAATCAAATACGCAACTAGTTTGAAGTTTTGAATATAGCCTCTGTAAAGATCATTAAATTTAGAATGGATATTTTTAATTAGTTTTTTTTTTCGCTTCTCTCTCTATTTGCTTTTCAACTTTGCTAGTTAATTTGACAAGATCATCATGTTCCTTTTTATACTGTTCTTGTTCTGTTTTAGATACAGC carries:
- a CDS encoding SH3 domain-containing protein, which codes for MRSFILLLLLLLSTSLCFTQELHYIVKHHSNDSPSLHVGEKVTFEIGSFVASFSQSYDKTVEIRLTSGNKARVSVDDLSLVNNSEKLPPRITSAFWIASYYIPMLNYKEYWQIKDLLFRKEIGWHTWEEKVDRNVEDAQSYLEDHPWYKGFTTLYIFFNELTIIGSSTPYKETSNIFIDDLKSKYNKYTYKISGISNGSSNYDSDFQPCYLSLYNHPTPYDLIFVQDGDYLDMYIDSVNEDNHIFTYARGTKEMAQEIEHFVSREAYDPSKIIWPRHADGTSDYDRDIILNHTTGYSYLTLQNCNLLESPTLNSKAITELNKDEVLTIIQQGKEELIEGVQSHWLKVITDDNEQGWVYGGNVSLNDAVSKTEQEQYKKEHDDLVKLTSKIEKQIERETKKKQLIKNIHSKFND